A DNA window from Parus major isolate Abel chromosome 9, Parus_major1.1, whole genome shotgun sequence contains the following coding sequences:
- the NMNAT3 gene encoding nicotinamide/nicotinic acid mononucleotide adenylyltransferase 3 isoform X1 produces the protein MSKSCNETVQHLCFREEVSCFAVRMRSRIPVILLACGSFNPTTNMHMRLFELARDHLHQTGRYQVIEGIMSPVSDQYGKKGLVSARHRVAMAKLALETSDWIRVDPWESEQDTWTETVKVLRHHYNEALRAFQSKKEFMRNKHPTESSTVDSFSCQQPVLPELKLLCGADFLQTFKTPNLWKEEDIKEIVEKFGLVCISRAGSDPSQFIQELDLLSKFQHNIFLVREWIQNEISATRIRSALCRGLSVKYLIPDSVIAYIAQHNVYTAESEHRNEGHLLQPSRLQNTAIKPLRD, from the exons ATGAGTAAGAGCTGCAATGAAACCGTCCAACACCTTTGTTTCAG ggaaGAGGTGTCATGTTTTGCTGTCAGGATGAGAAGCAGGATCCCTGTCATCCTCCTGGCCTGTGGCTCCTTCAACCCCACCACCAACATGCACATGCGTCTATTTGAGTTGGCCAGAGACCACCTGCACCAGACAG gaaGATACCAGGTGATTGAAGGCATAATGTCTCCTGTCAGTGATCAGTATGGGAAGAAAGGCTTGGTGTCAGCAAGGCACAGGGTGGCAATGGCCAAACTGGCCCTAGAGACGTCTGACTGGATCCGGGTGGATCCCTGGGAGAGCGAGCAGGACACGTGGACAGAGACAGTGAAAGTATTAAG GCACCATTATAACGAAGCACTCAGAGCGTTCCAGTCGAAGAAGGAGTTCATGAGAAACAAACATCCCACAGAAAGCTCTACGGTGGATTCCTTTTCTTGCCAGCAACCAG TTCTACCAGAATTAAagctgctctgtggggctgATTTTCTACAGACATTTAAGACACCCAATCTCTGGAAGGAAGAAGACATCAAAGAAATAGTGGAAAAGTTTGGTTTGGTCTGCATTAGCCGGGCTGGCTCTGATCCATCTCAGTTCATACAGGAATTGGACCTTTTATCTAAATTCCAGCACAATATTTTTCTGGTGAGAGAGTGGATCCAGAATGAAATCAGTGCCACACGGATCCGCTCTGCCCTGTGCAGAGGGCTGAGTGTGAAATATCTCATCCCAGACTCTGTCATTGCCTACATTGCACAGCACAATGTCTACACGGCCGAGAGCGAGCACAGGAACGAGGGgcacctgctgcagcccagcaggctgcaaaacacagcaataaAGCCTCTGAGGGACTGA
- the NMNAT3 gene encoding nicotinamide/nicotinic acid mononucleotide adenylyltransferase 3 isoform X2, whose protein sequence is MRSRIPVILLACGSFNPTTNMHMRLFELARDHLHQTGRYQVIEGIMSPVSDQYGKKGLVSARHRVAMAKLALETSDWIRVDPWESEQDTWTETVKVLRHHYNEALRAFQSKKEFMRNKHPTESSTVDSFSCQQPVLPELKLLCGADFLQTFKTPNLWKEEDIKEIVEKFGLVCISRAGSDPSQFIQELDLLSKFQHNIFLVREWIQNEISATRIRSALCRGLSVKYLIPDSVIAYIAQHNVYTAESEHRNEGHLLQPSRLQNTAIKPLRD, encoded by the exons ATGAGAAGCAGGATCCCTGTCATCCTCCTGGCCTGTGGCTCCTTCAACCCCACCACCAACATGCACATGCGTCTATTTGAGTTGGCCAGAGACCACCTGCACCAGACAG gaaGATACCAGGTGATTGAAGGCATAATGTCTCCTGTCAGTGATCAGTATGGGAAGAAAGGCTTGGTGTCAGCAAGGCACAGGGTGGCAATGGCCAAACTGGCCCTAGAGACGTCTGACTGGATCCGGGTGGATCCCTGGGAGAGCGAGCAGGACACGTGGACAGAGACAGTGAAAGTATTAAG GCACCATTATAACGAAGCACTCAGAGCGTTCCAGTCGAAGAAGGAGTTCATGAGAAACAAACATCCCACAGAAAGCTCTACGGTGGATTCCTTTTCTTGCCAGCAACCAG TTCTACCAGAATTAAagctgctctgtggggctgATTTTCTACAGACATTTAAGACACCCAATCTCTGGAAGGAAGAAGACATCAAAGAAATAGTGGAAAAGTTTGGTTTGGTCTGCATTAGCCGGGCTGGCTCTGATCCATCTCAGTTCATACAGGAATTGGACCTTTTATCTAAATTCCAGCACAATATTTTTCTGGTGAGAGAGTGGATCCAGAATGAAATCAGTGCCACACGGATCCGCTCTGCCCTGTGCAGAGGGCTGAGTGTGAAATATCTCATCCCAGACTCTGTCATTGCCTACATTGCACAGCACAATGTCTACACGGCCGAGAGCGAGCACAGGAACGAGGGgcacctgctgcagcccagcaggctgcaaaacacagcaataaAGCCTCTGAGGGACTGA